Proteins co-encoded in one Leptospirales bacterium genomic window:
- a CDS encoding DEAD/DEAH box helicase, giving the protein MKFADTELHPDLRAAIAAVGFSDLTPIQEQCLGPLLEGRDIAGISQTGTGKTLAFLLPVLNRIYLENVPGPIALVVTPTRELCLQIAEEAQRMLSGRSAEVVAIYGGEEYRKQEQALARAPSIIAATPGRLIDYMKQGKVDLGGLRYLILDEADRMFDMGFIRDVRYIMRHAPENAQTMLFSATLSYYVMRLAADYMKDPVEIRIESESVAVDKIDQRLLHLGRHEKDPYLVNQILAVPGMKAIVFSNYKHRVQHIVRVLQRKGIAATGISSLLDQKKRVRLLKDFKLGHYTVLVATDVASRGLDVDDITHVFNYDLPQDSESYVHRIGRTARAGKSGVSVSYCSEEDYENLPRIQRYLGVKIPVDELNTEYLQYPEGEREPFRDPNHRDEESEERGASTESRGDDSRSRGSRRRRGRGRSRESEAEVDGNRAEPEAELDDDIGNRRRGSGQRPSAEPMSVRERDRLVALHGAPDYEDEYRRPAGRGGRDSQHRRNGREERGNQGDRSGRSANSEEQGGGRRRGRGRRGRSNRERTDRQQKPGLWRRILAFFGIGRKKAAGTGRGESEESRRRRSRGGRGRSGERGERHRRGEPRAGGAQNGRQPDGAARSERSSSAESGEGQRNSRRRRRRGGRGRSRSAGEQSE; this is encoded by the coding sequence GTGAAATTTGCTGATACCGAGCTGCACCCGGATCTGCGGGCGGCCATCGCCGCCGTCGGTTTTTCCGACCTCACGCCGATTCAGGAGCAGTGCCTGGGGCCGCTGTTGGAGGGCCGCGATATTGCCGGCATCTCCCAGACCGGAACCGGCAAGACCCTCGCCTTTCTGCTGCCGGTGTTGAACCGGATCTACCTCGAAAATGTGCCGGGCCCCATCGCCCTGGTCGTTACGCCTACGCGCGAACTTTGCCTGCAAATTGCCGAAGAGGCCCAACGCATGCTCAGCGGACGCTCGGCGGAGGTCGTTGCCATCTATGGCGGCGAAGAATATCGCAAGCAGGAACAGGCGCTGGCGCGCGCACCGTCAATTATCGCGGCAACCCCCGGTCGCCTGATTGACTACATGAAACAAGGCAAAGTCGATCTGGGCGGGCTGCGCTATCTGATTCTCGATGAAGCGGACCGCATGTTCGACATGGGCTTCATTCGCGACGTACGCTACATCATGCGGCACGCGCCGGAGAACGCTCAGACCATGCTGTTTTCGGCGACTCTATCGTACTACGTAATGCGACTCGCCGCCGACTACATGAAGGACCCGGTCGAGATTCGCATTGAATCAGAATCGGTTGCCGTAGATAAGATCGACCAACGATTGCTGCATCTGGGGCGTCACGAGAAGGACCCCTATCTGGTAAACCAGATACTGGCTGTGCCTGGCATGAAGGCTATTGTCTTCAGCAACTACAAGCACCGCGTGCAGCACATCGTTCGCGTATTGCAACGCAAGGGCATCGCCGCTACTGGCATCTCTTCGCTGCTCGATCAAAAGAAACGAGTTCGTTTGCTCAAAGACTTCAAACTGGGACACTACACAGTGCTGGTGGCGACTGATGTTGCCAGCCGCGGCCTGGACGTGGACGACATTACCCACGTGTTCAACTACGACCTTCCCCAGGATAGCGAGTCTTATGTACATCGAATTGGACGCACGGCGCGCGCGGGTAAGAGCGGGGTCAGCGTCTCGTATTGCTCGGAAGAGGACTACGAGAACCTTCCCAGAATCCAGAGATACCTTGGAGTGAAAATACCCGTGGACGAGTTGAATACAGAATACCTGCAGTACCCTGAGGGAGAACGAGAGCCTTTCCGCGATCCCAATCATCGTGATGAAGAGTCGGAGGAGCGCGGAGCTTCCACCGAATCCCGAGGCGACGATTCCCGCAGCCGCGGTTCGCGCCGCAGGCGCGGTCGCGGCCGTAGCCGAGAATCAGAGGCCGAAGTAGACGGAAATCGAGCCGAGCCCGAAGCAGAACTGGATGACGACATTGGCAACCGTCGGCGCGGCAGCGGTCAGCGACCATCAGCCGAACCCATGAGCGTGCGCGAGCGCGATCGATTGGTGGCTTTGCATGGGGCGCCAGACTATGAAGATGAATACCGCCGCCCCGCAGGCCGTGGCGGCAGGGACTCCCAGCATCGCCGCAACGGCCGCGAGGAGCGCGGAAATCAGGGAGATCGCAGCGGACGCTCCGCGAATTCCGAAGAGCAGGGCGGCGGACGTCGGCGTGGACGCGGCCGACGGGGGCGGTCGAATCGGGAACGCACGGATCGTCAGCAAAAGCCAGGTCTCTGGCGAAGAATATTGGCCTTCTTTGGCATTGGCAGGAAGAAGGCGGCAGGGACGGGACGAGGCGAAAGTGAAGAATCCCGCCGCCGTCGCTCTCGCGGCGGTCGCGGTCGTTCCGGGGAACGTGGCGAACGCCATCGTCGCGGCGAGCCGCGCGCCGGCGGCGCTCAGAACGGTCGACAACCGGATGGGGCAGCCCGCAGCGAGCGCAGCAGCAGCGCCGAGAGCGGCGAAGGCCAGCGTAACAGCCGGCGGCGTCGGCGTCGCGGCGGCCGCGGACGCTCGCGCAGCGCCGGCGAGCAATCTGAATAG
- a CDS encoding endonuclease III, translating to MEQQAFLQIAWRRFQRRYGKPACPLRYGAPHELVISVILSAQCTDEQVNRTTPALFERFVRPEDYVAASLTEIEELIYSTGFYRNKARNIQGFCRALIEDHGGKTPETLEELVRMPGIGRKTANVVLGELYGKAPGLTVDTHVARISRLWSLSKARDAVHIERDLLQLLKPAWRLCWPLYVIFLGRSHCTARRRDCQVCYLGDVCPASSREARPVAARPPGKKKQGARRRADR from the coding sequence CTGGAACAGCAGGCCTTCCTGCAAATCGCATGGCGACGCTTTCAGCGTCGCTACGGCAAGCCTGCCTGTCCCTTGCGCTACGGCGCTCCGCATGAGCTGGTCATTTCCGTCATCCTGAGCGCTCAGTGCACGGACGAGCAGGTGAACCGAACTACGCCAGCGCTATTCGAGCGCTTTGTACGACCTGAAGATTACGTTGCCGCGTCGCTGACAGAAATCGAAGAGCTAATCTATTCCACCGGATTCTATCGTAACAAAGCCAGGAACATTCAGGGCTTCTGTCGCGCACTGATCGAGGATCACGGCGGTAAGACGCCGGAAACGCTGGAGGAATTGGTGCGGATGCCGGGCATCGGACGCAAGACTGCCAACGTCGTTCTCGGCGAGTTGTATGGTAAGGCGCCGGGCCTGACGGTCGATACGCATGTGGCGCGTATTTCACGATTGTGGTCCTTGAGTAAAGCGCGCGACGCAGTACATATTGAGCGCGACTTGCTGCAGCTGCTCAAACCCGCCTGGCGACTTTGCTGGCCGCTCTACGTCATCTTTTTGGGACGATCCCATTGCACTGCGCGCCGCCGCGATTGTCAGGTCTGCTATCTGGGCGATGTTTGCCCGGCTTCCTCGCGAGAAGCTCGGCCTGTCGCTGCCAGGCCGCCCGGCAAGAAAAAGCAAGGCGCGCGTCGGCGGGCGGATCGCTAG
- a CDS encoding OsmC family protein — MQVELQRVGESLFEARAGSGGVARIDGPADLGGAGGGMRPMEMFLASLASCSAMDVIHILKKQRQTLADLRIKVHGVRRDATPATYKSIELVFQASGDVQLDRLQQAVQLSVEKYCSVLAMLKGEVHVAYRSELLSEA, encoded by the coding sequence ATGCAGGTAGAACTACAGCGCGTTGGCGAGTCTCTGTTTGAGGCGCGCGCCGGCAGCGGCGGCGTGGCCCGCATTGATGGTCCTGCCGACCTGGGCGGCGCCGGCGGCGGAATGCGGCCGATGGAGATGTTTCTGGCCAGTCTGGCTTCCTGCAGCGCCATGGATGTAATCCACATTCTAAAAAAACAGCGCCAGACCCTGGCCGATTTGCGGATCAAAGTGCATGGCGTCCGGCGCGACGCTACGCCGGCCACCTACAAGTCAATTGAACTTGTTTTTCAAGCCTCCGGCGATGTGCAGTTGGATCGCTTGCAGCAGGCAGTACAGCTTTCCGTTGAAAAGTACTGTAGCGTGCTGGCCATGCTGAAGGGCGAAGTGCACGTCGCTTATCGCAGCGAGCTTCTGTCCGAAGCCTGA
- a CDS encoding transglycosylase domain-containing protein: MKTEPLKAPHVCDRCGGKFRAVIQAELRVVHRAYCPHCGAAQYFDNRDGELLRLARAAASAAPPMPALRRQEEPRRSLPGAARDASPSVGRRNAQAITRRPRSKAQGSITGLWQELQRLSNSFLHLAAGRSRHGSRGPLLLVAAAAALVLSVALLLAASLHLPRLYFPGGADAYTARLRFIQPNTIVDRNGQPIAELFAERTGALQPDQLPPSLKSVLLFVEDDQFYQHGAVRWSSVFRAAAANLLSFGYSQGGSTITQQLARILLGSREKSLLRKLRETALAYYLEDSLSKDEILAAYMNLVYLGHGARGFEVASSFYFNRQIGELSFAEQLALASLPSAPERFSPLRNPRQLRGKMDRIYLRMRDEGFPVPELIDYQRQSDLALRTVTRRPADSVFGVRLNDAPYVAEHVRQLLAELFGEDYQFGAGLRIETTIDRQLQIAAARETKQFIGEVAPNFPPARYVDGKRVPIEDERLRFVQDYSNFAIAGELFGMPTPANVRPRLQSASAGVDPASGGVLFLQGGADFTPGNQLNRAVQMRRQTGSAIKPVVYSAAIESGALTAASILEDSPIFVSGGNTDRYWLPHNFSGVYEGPIPVRRALARSQNIPAIQAARAIGIDRLGEQFQKFFFPSEPRFAARFRPDETAAIGSIEMSPLEMAVAFSAFAANGIIHRPYLVKRILDGSGKLLYQAGARDEFHFDAPTERKAVDGATAEVMVSLMSDSARFGGVSRGASLSNLFGKTGTSNDFRDAWFAGAIPGAAAAVWVGYDAPLYSMANGTGAALAGPLFGRILNAAPRQSGGYYFEPRAVRRTVCEETGRQPGASCHKRVQEWFTPLHGPPPPAEEDLRPPQTNDWSLNRDSDFH, encoded by the coding sequence ATGAAAACCGAACCCCTCAAAGCCCCGCACGTCTGCGACCGCTGTGGAGGCAAGTTCCGGGCCGTGATCCAGGCCGAGCTGCGCGTTGTCCATCGCGCCTACTGTCCGCATTGCGGCGCCGCGCAGTATTTTGACAACCGCGACGGCGAATTGCTGCGTCTGGCGCGAGCCGCCGCCAGCGCAGCGCCGCCGATGCCAGCGCTCCGGCGACAGGAGGAACCTCGTCGTTCGCTCCCTGGCGCCGCACGCGATGCATCGCCTTCCGTTGGACGCCGCAACGCACAGGCGATTACACGCCGCCCGCGCAGTAAAGCACAAGGAAGCATCACGGGCCTATGGCAAGAACTCCAGAGACTCTCCAACTCATTCTTGCATCTCGCCGCCGGGCGCAGCCGCCATGGAAGTCGCGGACCGCTGCTGTTGGTCGCCGCCGCTGCGGCGCTTGTTTTGAGCGTCGCGCTTTTGCTGGCGGCGTCGCTGCATCTGCCGCGGCTCTACTTTCCGGGCGGGGCCGATGCCTACACGGCTCGATTGAGGTTTATCCAGCCCAACACCATTGTCGATCGCAATGGCCAGCCGATTGCCGAACTTTTTGCCGAGCGAACCGGCGCACTGCAGCCAGATCAACTGCCGCCCTCGCTCAAGAGCGTGCTGCTTTTTGTGGAGGATGACCAATTCTATCAGCATGGGGCTGTGCGCTGGAGCTCGGTGTTTCGTGCGGCGGCGGCCAATTTGCTGAGTTTCGGCTATTCGCAAGGCGGTTCGACCATCACCCAGCAGCTGGCGCGTATTTTGCTAGGTTCGCGAGAAAAAAGCCTGCTGCGAAAGCTGCGGGAAACTGCGCTTGCATACTATCTCGAGGATTCATTGAGTAAGGACGAAATTCTGGCAGCGTATATGAATCTCGTTTACCTCGGGCATGGCGCCCGCGGCTTCGAGGTTGCTTCCAGCTTTTATTTCAACCGCCAGATTGGCGAACTGAGTTTCGCCGAACAACTGGCGCTTGCTTCACTTCCGTCGGCGCCGGAGCGTTTTTCTCCTTTGCGCAACCCGCGACAACTGCGCGGCAAAATGGATCGCATTTATCTGCGCATGCGTGACGAGGGATTTCCAGTTCCCGAGCTTATCGATTACCAGCGGCAAAGCGACCTGGCATTGCGCACTGTAACGCGGCGGCCGGCCGATAGCGTCTTTGGCGTGCGCTTGAATGATGCGCCCTACGTGGCCGAGCACGTGCGTCAACTACTGGCCGAACTTTTTGGCGAAGATTATCAATTTGGCGCAGGACTGCGTATCGAGACCACTATAGATCGTCAGCTCCAGATAGCTGCCGCGCGGGAGACGAAACAATTCATCGGCGAGGTCGCTCCGAATTTTCCGCCGGCGCGTTACGTCGACGGAAAGCGCGTTCCCATTGAGGACGAGCGATTGCGCTTCGTACAGGATTATTCCAACTTCGCCATCGCTGGCGAGCTCTTCGGCATGCCGACGCCAGCTAACGTGCGTCCGCGACTGCAATCGGCATCGGCGGGCGTGGACCCGGCAAGCGGCGGCGTACTCTTCCTGCAGGGCGGCGCCGATTTTACGCCAGGCAACCAGCTGAATCGCGCCGTGCAGATGCGCAGACAGACCGGATCGGCAATCAAGCCTGTCGTCTATTCCGCAGCAATTGAAAGCGGAGCGCTTACGGCCGCGAGCATCCTGGAGGACAGTCCAATATTTGTGAGCGGCGGAAACACAGACCGCTACTGGCTACCGCACAATTTCAGCGGAGTCTATGAAGGACCCATTCCGGTGCGGCGCGCTCTGGCCCGTTCCCAGAATATTCCAGCCATCCAGGCGGCGCGCGCTATCGGGATCGATCGCCTGGGCGAGCAGTTTCAGAAGTTCTTCTTTCCCTCGGAGCCGCGTTTCGCAGCGCGCTTTCGACCGGACGAAACAGCTGCCATTGGATCGATTGAAATGAGTCCGTTGGAAATGGCTGTGGCCTTTAGCGCCTTTGCCGCTAATGGGATCATCCACCGTCCCTATCTGGTGAAGCGCATCCTCGATGGCAGCGGAAAGCTACTCTACCAGGCGGGCGCCCGCGATGAATTTCATTTCGATGCGCCGACGGAGCGCAAGGCTGTTGATGGGGCAACGGCGGAGGTCATGGTCAGTCTGATGAGCGATTCAGCGCGATTTGGCGGCGTCAGTCGCGGGGCGAGCCTGAGCAACCTGTTTGGAAAAACCGGGACCAGCAATGATTTTCGCGACGCCTGGTTTGCCGGCGCCATTCCCGGCGCGGCGGCCGCAGTCTGGGTGGGCTATGATGCGCCGCTCTACTCCATGGCTAATGGAACGGGCGCAGCGCTGGCCGGACCGCTATTCGGTCGCATATTGAATGCCGCCCCGCGGCAGAGCGGCGGCTATTACTTTGAACCCCGTGCAGTGCGACGCACGGTTTGCGAAGAAACGGGTCGTCAGCCCGGAGCTTCCTGTCACAAGCGGGTGCAGGAGTGGTTTACGCCACTGCATGGACCTCCCCCGCCCGCCGAAGAAGATCTGCGGCCGCCGCAAACCAATGATTGGAGTCTGAATCGTGATTCGGACTTTCACTGA
- a CDS encoding transcriptional coactivator p15/PC4 family protein: MGIIRDIEKGGGEIIRVEITDFKGQKLLNLRIWYTDKESGEKKPTQKGIALKPELYAQLKQAVLEAESEIQNILSGG, from the coding sequence ATGGGTATCATTCGCGATATTGAAAAGGGCGGCGGCGAGATCATTCGCGTCGAAATTACAGACTTTAAGGGGCAAAAGCTGCTGAACCTGCGCATCTGGTACACGGACAAAGAGAGCGGCGAGAAGAAGCCCACGCAAAAGGGCATCGCTCTGAAACCGGAGCTTTACGCCCAGCTGAAGCAGGCTGTGCTTGAAGCGGAGTCGGAGATCCAGAACATCCTTTCTGGAGGCTGA
- a CDS encoding alcohol dehydrogenase catalytic domain-containing protein yields MQQLQYVRKGVLEWGEVPAPELSGGDALVRPLSIARCDLDLPMLRGETLLRPPFPFGHEFTAEITELADDVQGFQIGQRVIVPFQISCGSCPRCRRHSSQNCSSVDFTSAYGLGRISRQWGGAFQESIRVPFATAMLVAMPEGIDPGAIASISDNISDAWRTVAPFLQADRDQSTLVLAGGAHSIALYAVQIAAALGSPHITYVDSSEERRRHAERLGAVAITMEEFQGTHPQADIVVEATGNAERFPEAVRAVAPGGSLTPVSIFFQNDLPLPYLEMYNKSVQLNIGRVSSREIIPQALALIEKGALQPQEVTTRRVSWKQAADALLEESVKLVLDCDPL; encoded by the coding sequence ATGCAACAACTGCAATACGTACGCAAAGGCGTCCTGGAGTGGGGCGAGGTCCCGGCGCCAGAGCTGTCTGGAGGAGATGCTCTGGTGCGCCCGCTAAGTATTGCGCGCTGCGACCTGGATTTGCCTATGTTGCGCGGCGAGACGCTGCTGCGGCCGCCGTTCCCCTTCGGTCACGAGTTCACCGCCGAGATCACAGAACTGGCCGACGATGTTCAGGGCTTCCAGATTGGACAGCGGGTCATTGTTCCCTTCCAGATATCCTGTGGCAGCTGTCCGCGCTGCCGGCGCCATAGCAGTCAGAATTGCAGCAGCGTCGATTTCACTTCGGCCTATGGCCTGGGCCGCATTTCGCGGCAGTGGGGCGGAGCGTTTCAGGAGAGCATCCGCGTTCCTTTTGCCACAGCGATGCTGGTGGCAATGCCGGAGGGCATCGACCCAGGAGCGATTGCAAGTATCAGCGACAACATCAGCGATGCGTGGCGAACCGTGGCCCCCTTTCTCCAGGCTGACAGAGACCAATCGACGCTTGTCCTGGCTGGCGGCGCGCACAGCATCGCACTCTACGCCGTGCAGATTGCCGCGGCCCTTGGATCGCCGCACATCACCTACGTCGATTCCAGCGAAGAACGTCGTCGCCACGCCGAACGACTGGGCGCCGTTGCTATCACCATGGAGGAATTTCAGGGTACACACCCGCAGGCGGACATCGTTGTGGAAGCCACTGGCAATGCAGAGCGTTTCCCGGAGGCAGTACGCGCGGTTGCGCCCGGCGGATCGTTGACTCCAGTCTCGATCTTCTTTCAGAATGACCTGCCGCTCCCTTACCTCGAAATGTACAACAAGAGCGTGCAGTTGAACATCGGTCGCGTCAGTTCGCGTGAAATCATCCCGCAGGCCCTGGCATTGATTGAGAAGGGCGCGCTGCAGCCGCAGGAGGTGACCACCCGGCGCGTTTCCTGGAAGCAGGCGGCGGACGCGCTCCTTGAAGAAAGCGTCAAGCTGGTGCTGGACTGCGATCCACTGTAG
- the rpmB gene encoding 50S ribosomal protein L28 produces MSRRCQISGKSTASGNAISHSHRRTKRKFKVNLVSKRVYLPHENRWVRLRISARMLKTLNKRGVVSLMKKYGQDLSVLKAG; encoded by the coding sequence ATGTCCAGAAGGTGCCAGATCTCCGGGAAGTCCACGGCCTCCGGAAATGCGATTTCCCACTCCCACCGGCGGACCAAGCGCAAGTTCAAGGTAAACCTTGTTTCCAAGCGTGTCTATCTGCCGCATGAGAATCGCTGGGTCCGCCTGCGCATTTCGGCGCGCATGCTTAAGACGCTGAACAAGCGCGGCGTCGTTTCCCTGATGAAGAAGTACGGCCAGGACCTCAGCGTCCTGAAAGCCGGCTGA
- the cysM gene encoding cysteine synthase CysM, producing MSAPASSLSQLIGNTPLVELRSISPKNSVKIYGKLEGNNPAGSVKDRPALWMIQEAEKRGELKPGMKIIEATSGNTGIALAMIASVKGYPIELVMPDGSTRERTLAMQAYGAQVTLTPAAASMEGAIDYAHEKFARGGYWMPNQFANPDNYRAHYSTTGPEIWRDTEGKITHFVSSMGTTGTIMGVSRYMKETAPQVQIVGVQPTDGSKIPGIRRWPKEYLPKIFEPARVDRLMDIDQRDAERMTRRLARDEGVFCGMSAGGAVAVAERLAAELEHGLLVTIICDRGDRYLSSDLFEEKDT from the coding sequence GTGTCTGCGCCTGCTTCCTCACTCAGCCAATTGATCGGCAATACTCCTCTGGTTGAATTGCGCAGTATATCGCCAAAGAACTCGGTTAAAATTTACGGCAAGCTGGAAGGCAACAATCCGGCTGGCAGCGTCAAAGATCGCCCGGCGCTCTGGATGATTCAGGAGGCGGAAAAGCGCGGCGAACTCAAGCCTGGGATGAAGATCATCGAGGCCACCAGCGGGAACACTGGAATTGCCCTGGCCATGATTGCTTCAGTGAAGGGCTATCCAATCGAACTGGTGATGCCCGACGGCTCCACGCGCGAACGCACGCTGGCAATGCAGGCCTACGGGGCCCAGGTTACGTTAACGCCGGCGGCTGCTTCGATGGAAGGGGCCATAGACTACGCCCATGAGAAATTTGCACGGGGCGGCTACTGGATGCCAAATCAGTTCGCCAATCCGGACAACTATCGGGCGCACTACAGCACAACCGGTCCGGAAATATGGCGCGATACGGAAGGAAAAATCACGCACTTTGTCTCTTCCATGGGAACCACCGGCACCATCATGGGCGTATCACGCTACATGAAGGAAACAGCGCCGCAGGTTCAGATCGTCGGCGTGCAGCCTACAGATGGTTCGAAGATTCCGGGTATCCGCCGCTGGCCAAAAGAATACCTCCCAAAAATATTCGAACCGGCCCGGGTCGATCGACTGATGGACATTGATCAACGGGATGCAGAGCGCATGACGCGACGTCTGGCCCGCGACGAAGGCGTTTTTTGCGGCATGAGCGCCGGCGGCGCCGTAGCTGTCGCCGAGCGATTGGCTGCTGAATTGGAGCACGGTTTGCTGGTCACAATCATTTGCGATCGCGGCGATCGCTATCTTTCCTCCGATCTTTTCGAAGAGAAGGATACTTGA
- a CDS encoding TetR/AcrR family transcriptional regulator, with translation MVRSPALRDGPRERILRKAAELFSRQGYSRTGINQILEESGAHKASLYRYFETKEELALAYLQLQDQNFRSFLRLVVSKSKGPGHFVRVWSGLLWREARGGAYHGCPVANLRAQIEEEQERLRSAVASAIQSWLSILEEYFELERNAGRLKVSSSSAELAARLLRLYEGALQLFRMTGDRQHLRALETDLLLALQG, from the coding sequence ATGGTGCGCTCCCCGGCCTTGCGTGACGGCCCGCGTGAAAGAATCCTCAGAAAGGCGGCCGAGCTATTCAGCCGCCAGGGCTATTCGCGAACCGGAATCAATCAGATTCTTGAAGAATCCGGAGCGCACAAGGCCAGTCTCTATCGCTACTTCGAAACCAAGGAGGAGCTGGCGCTCGCCTATCTGCAATTGCAGGATCAAAATTTCCGCAGCTTCCTTCGACTGGTCGTCTCGAAGAGCAAGGGGCCCGGTCACTTTGTACGCGTCTGGTCCGGATTGCTATGGCGCGAGGCTCGCGGCGGCGCTTACCATGGCTGCCCGGTGGCCAACCTCAGAGCGCAGATCGAAGAAGAACAAGAGCGGCTTCGTTCCGCGGTCGCATCTGCAATTCAGAGTTGGCTCTCGATTCTCGAGGAATACTTTGAGCTGGAGCGCAACGCCGGTCGATTGAAGGTTTCGTCAAGTTCAGCGGAACTTGCGGCGCGACTGCTGCGACTGTACGAGGGTGCGCTGCAATTGTTTCGAATGACCGGCGATCGCCAGCACTTGCGCGCACTGGAAACTGATCTGTTGCTGGCTCTGCAGGGCTAG